A window from Candidatus Bathyarchaeota archaeon encodes these proteins:
- the eif1A gene encoding translation initiation factor eIF-1A, producing MGKRKITNEGSLESMILPTSNDVLGIAVKMLGADRIMVKCQDGKERLCRVRGKLKRRVWIRDGDIVLVSPWDFQSDSRGDIFWRYRKNQCDWLRSHSYLTM from the coding sequence TTGGGTAAACGAAAAATAACAAATGAGGGCAGCTTGGAAAGCATGATTCTGCCTACTTCTAATGATGTTTTGGGTATAGCAGTAAAAATGTTAGGTGCAGACAGAATTATGGTGAAATGCCAAGATGGCAAAGAACGTCTATGCAGAGTCAGAGGCAAACTTAAAAGGCGCGTCTGGATACGCGACGGCGATATCGTTTTGGTTTCTCCGTGGGATTTTCAAAGTGACAGTAGAGGCGACATATTTTGGCGTTATAGGAAAAATCAGTGTGACTGGCTTAGAAGCCACAGCTACCTGACCATGTAG